One genomic window of Luteitalea pratensis includes the following:
- the thrC gene encoding threonine synthase codes for MYRASFRCIAGCHGTHPLFTPLYRCPTCGDLLEVAHDVEALKDRSAGAWMRLFDERYKRTLWPYGSAVWGKKEWVCPDIRDDQIVSMDEGGTNLLWAERYGASLGVPDLWIKQCGNSHTGSFKDLGMTVLVSAVRQMISDGQQVRAIACASTGDTSAALAAYAAAAGIPSIVLLPRGKVSVAQLLQPIANGALVLSLDTDFDGCMAIVQRLAAEEGVYLANSMNSLRLEGQKTVSVEIVQQWDWQVPDVIIIPGGNLGNVSALGAGFDMMRALGVVSKRPRIVVAQAARANPLYLAYANNWDFTPVQAQSTLASAIQIGNPVSIRKAIRTLQAYDGIVEQASESELADASARADRTGMFNCPHTGVALAVLEKLAARGEITKDQRVVVVSTANGLKFSDFKLQYHTRQLEGIDARLSNTPIELPNDYDAVRRAIDTHT; via the coding sequence ATGTACCGCGCTTCATTCCGTTGCATCGCCGGGTGCCATGGCACCCACCCGCTCTTCACGCCGCTGTACCGGTGTCCCACCTGTGGCGATCTCCTGGAGGTCGCGCACGACGTGGAGGCCCTGAAGGATCGGTCGGCCGGGGCCTGGATGCGGCTCTTCGACGAACGCTACAAGCGGACGCTCTGGCCCTACGGTTCGGCGGTGTGGGGCAAGAAGGAATGGGTCTGCCCGGACATCCGCGACGACCAGATCGTGTCGATGGACGAAGGGGGCACCAACCTGTTGTGGGCCGAGCGCTACGGCGCGAGCCTCGGCGTGCCGGATCTCTGGATCAAGCAGTGCGGGAACTCGCACACCGGGTCCTTCAAGGATCTGGGGATGACGGTGCTGGTCTCGGCGGTGCGCCAGATGATCAGCGACGGCCAGCAGGTGCGGGCCATCGCCTGCGCGTCGACCGGCGACACGTCGGCCGCACTGGCGGCCTACGCGGCGGCCGCCGGCATACCCTCCATCGTCCTGTTGCCCAGGGGCAAGGTCTCGGTCGCGCAGTTGCTGCAGCCCATCGCCAACGGCGCGCTCGTGCTATCGCTCGATACCGACTTCGACGGCTGCATGGCGATCGTGCAGCGACTCGCCGCCGAAGAGGGCGTGTACCTGGCCAACTCGATGAACAGCCTCCGGCTCGAGGGCCAGAAGACGGTCTCGGTCGAGATCGTGCAGCAGTGGGACTGGCAGGTGCCCGACGTCATCATCATCCCCGGCGGCAACCTGGGGAACGTGAGTGCGCTCGGGGCCGGGTTCGACATGATGCGGGCGCTCGGCGTCGTCAGCAAGCGGCCGCGGATTGTCGTCGCGCAGGCGGCTCGCGCCAACCCGCTGTACCTTGCCTACGCGAACAACTGGGACTTCACGCCGGTGCAGGCGCAGAGCACCCTGGCCTCCGCGATCCAGATCGGCAACCCGGTCTCCATCCGTAAGGCGATCAGGACCCTTCAGGCCTACGACGGCATCGTCGAGCAGGCCAGCGAGAGCGAGTTGGCCGACGCCTCGGCCCGGGCGGACCGCACCGGCATGTTCAATTGCCCGCACACCGGCGTCGCACTGGCGGTGCTCGAGAAGCTGGCGGCTCGCGGTGAAATTACCAAGGATCAGCGGGTCGTCGTCGTGTCCACGGCCAACGGCTTGAAGTTCAGCGACTTCAAGCTGCAGTACCACACGCGCCAACTCGAAGGCATCGATGCGCGACTGTCGAACACACCCATCGAGTTGCCCAATGACTACGACGCGGTGCGCCGGGCGATCGACACGCATACCTGA
- a CDS encoding FadR/GntR family transcriptional regulator gives MTGVRHEADAGDTSARARSSASAANGWRQSSRPHASAAETIVEHVRERLERGELRPGDRLPPERALALQTGVSRSSVRVGLRALSTMGIIQSRHGSGTFIADGPPTLETEPLRFLAALHGFTRDEMFEARRMIEVGVAALSATRATGEQIAAIAEEVTSMFASLDNPQDFLRHDIRFHQAVAAACGNPILTSLVEMLSQVFYERRRGTVGRARDFRESAEMHRRIYMAIRQRDSGAAREAMDRHLQLSYEAQAIEEGDRSAVVSA, from the coding sequence ATGACCGGTGTCCGTCATGAGGCGGACGCGGGCGACACCTCCGCGCGTGCCCGTTCATCGGCCAGCGCCGCCAATGGCTGGCGCCAGTCGAGCCGCCCCCATGCCAGCGCCGCCGAGACGATCGTCGAACACGTACGCGAGCGCCTCGAGCGCGGCGAACTCCGCCCCGGTGATCGCTTGCCGCCCGAGCGCGCCCTCGCCCTGCAGACCGGCGTCAGCCGCTCGTCCGTGCGCGTCGGCCTGCGCGCACTGTCGACGATGGGCATCATCCAGTCGCGTCACGGTTCCGGCACGTTCATCGCCGATGGTCCGCCAACGCTCGAAACCGAGCCACTCCGCTTCCTCGCGGCGCTGCACGGCTTCACGCGCGACGAGATGTTCGAGGCGCGACGGATGATCGAGGTCGGCGTCGCGGCCCTGAGTGCAACGCGAGCGACTGGTGAACAGATCGCCGCCATCGCCGAGGAGGTGACGAGCATGTTCGCGTCCCTCGACAATCCGCAGGACTTCCTGCGCCACGACATCCGCTTTCACCAGGCGGTCGCCGCCGCATGCGGCAACCCGATCCTGACGTCGCTGGTCGAGATGTTGTCGCAGGTGTTCTACGAGCGCCGGCGTGGGACGGTCGGGCGGGCGCGCGACTTCCGCGAATCGGCCGAGATGCACCGGCGGATCTACATGGCCATTCGCCAGCGCGACAGCGGCGCCGCTCGCGAGGCGATGGACAGGCACCTGCAACTGTCCTATGAAGCGCAGGCGATCGAGGAAGGCGACCGATCGGCTGTGGTCAGCGCCTGA
- a CDS encoding ATP-binding cassette domain-containing protein — protein MALIELGGVTVAFGHRPLLDAATLRLDAGERVCLIGRNGAGKSTLLRMVSGELAADAGRVWRQPGLRVARLEQDVPPGGDRTVFAVVAEGLGALGALATEYHQVAHDVAEHATPAAMSRLGELQDALERQDGWRLEQRVEDVIVRLDVPADAPVNTLSGGQRRRVLLAQALVRQPDVLLLDEPTNHLDIDSIEWLEAFLRDYTGALLFVTHDRTLLRSLATRIVELDRGALRSYPGDYDAYLSTREAEQEADAQAEQKFDKLLAREEAWIRQGIKARRTRDEGRVHALEAMRRERAQRREKAGTVQLSVDDSERSGTLVLEARHLHHRFGDRVIVGDFSGRIMRGDRVGILGPNGSGKTTLLRLLLGTLPVQAGEVRRGTNLEVAYFDQEREQLDPDLTVMDTVADGRQMVDVPGGGTRHVAGYLKEFLFTPERFQSPVRALSGGERNRLLLARLLVRPANVLVLDEPTNDLDLETLDVLEDLLLGFAGTLLVVSHDRAFLDRVVTSTIAFEGQGTVREYVGGYADWVRQKAARDALAAAAALPAKTVPAPPPVAAARIVKLTYKERQELDGLPTRIADLETRKQELESAINAADFHLRGAVGMADVASGLEATEADLERVMARWLELEARADAAR, from the coding sequence ATGGCTCTCATCGAACTCGGTGGCGTGACGGTGGCGTTCGGTCACCGTCCCCTGCTCGATGCCGCGACGCTGCGGCTCGACGCGGGCGAACGCGTGTGCCTGATCGGCCGTAACGGTGCGGGCAAGTCCACCCTGCTGCGCATGGTGTCGGGTGAACTCGCGGCCGACGCCGGCCGGGTCTGGCGGCAGCCAGGGCTGCGCGTGGCGAGGCTGGAGCAGGACGTACCGCCAGGCGGCGACCGGACGGTGTTCGCGGTGGTGGCCGAGGGGCTCGGGGCCCTTGGCGCGCTTGCCACCGAGTACCACCAGGTGGCACACGACGTGGCCGAGCACGCCACGCCCGCGGCGATGTCGCGCCTCGGTGAACTGCAGGACGCACTCGAGCGGCAGGATGGGTGGCGCCTGGAACAGCGCGTCGAGGACGTCATCGTACGACTCGATGTGCCTGCCGATGCGCCGGTCAACACCCTCTCGGGCGGGCAGCGGCGTCGCGTGCTGCTGGCGCAGGCGCTGGTGCGGCAGCCGGACGTGCTGTTGCTCGACGAACCGACCAATCACCTCGACATCGACTCGATCGAATGGCTCGAGGCGTTCCTTCGCGACTACACCGGCGCGCTGCTGTTCGTGACCCACGACCGGACGCTCCTGCGGTCGCTCGCGACTCGCATCGTCGAACTCGATCGCGGCGCGTTGCGCAGTTACCCGGGCGACTACGACGCCTACCTGTCCACACGCGAAGCGGAGCAGGAGGCCGACGCGCAAGCCGAGCAGAAGTTCGACAAGTTGCTCGCGCGCGAGGAGGCCTGGATTCGCCAGGGCATCAAGGCGCGGCGCACCAGGGACGAAGGTCGCGTGCATGCCCTCGAGGCGATGCGGCGCGAACGCGCACAGCGGCGCGAGAAGGCGGGTACGGTGCAGCTGTCAGTCGATGACAGCGAGCGATCCGGTACGCTGGTGCTCGAGGCGCGTCATCTCCATCATCGCTTCGGCGATCGCGTGATCGTCGGCGACTTCAGCGGGCGGATCATGCGTGGCGATCGCGTCGGCATCCTCGGGCCCAATGGATCGGGCAAGACCACGCTGCTGCGCCTGCTGCTCGGCACGCTGCCCGTGCAGGCCGGTGAAGTCCGCCGTGGCACCAACCTCGAGGTCGCGTACTTCGATCAGGAGCGCGAACAGCTCGACCCCGATCTGACCGTGATGGATACGGTCGCCGATGGTCGCCAGATGGTCGACGTGCCAGGCGGCGGGACGCGCCACGTGGCCGGCTACCTGAAGGAGTTCCTGTTCACGCCGGAGCGCTTCCAGTCGCCGGTGCGGGCCCTGTCGGGCGGCGAACGTAACCGGCTGCTGCTGGCCCGGCTGCTCGTGCGGCCGGCCAACGTGCTGGTGCTGGACGAACCGACCAACGACCTCGACCTCGAGACGCTGGATGTCCTGGAGGATCTGCTGCTTGGATTTGCCGGCACGCTGCTGGTCGTGAGCCACGATCGCGCCTTCCTCGATCGCGTGGTGACCAGCACGATTGCCTTCGAAGGGCAGGGCACCGTGCGCGAGTACGTCGGCGGCTATGCGGACTGGGTGCGCCAGAAAGCCGCCCGCGACGCGCTGGCGGCGGCCGCCGCGTTACCGGCGAAGACGGTTCCCGCTCCACCGCCGGTCGCTGCGGCGCGGATCGTGAAGTTGACCTACAAGGAGCGGCAGGAACTCGATGGCCTGCCGACGCGGATCGCCGATCTCGAGACGCGCAAGCAGGAACTCGAGTCGGCGATCAACGCCGCGGACTTCCACCTGCGCGGTGCCGTGGGCATGGCCGACGTCGCGTCGGGTCTCGAAGCGACCGAAGCGGACCTCGAACGCGTCATGGCTCGCTGGCTCGAACTCGAAGCCCGCGCGGACGCGGCGCGGTAG
- a CDS encoding Tex family protein encodes MTNPSTDSPVVFTPILDRIAQELSVSTRQVTAAVALLDEGATVPFIARYRKEATGGLDDTQLRTLEGRLRYLRELEERRTAILASLVEQQKLTPELEDAIRSADSKTRLEDLYAPHRPKKRSKAQVAREQGLEPLADALLATPALVPEQAAAEYVNEATGVLDVGAALDGARAILIERFSEAPELVGGLRTYVWDQGTIRSAVAEGQEEKGAKFRDYFDAREPVNKLPSHRVLALLRGRKEGILKLSIVLPDDDSGAALGEPERRIAAFAGVTHQGRPADDFLRTAVTLAWKARLQPKLENDVEQRLREMAEEEAIRVFGTNLRDLLLAAPAGTRVTMGLDPGIRTGVKVAVVGNTGAVVATATVFPHEPRKDWDGSIAALAALCLTHKVDLVAIGNGTASRETEKLVSELMDKFPQLGLTRIVVSEAGASVYSASELASKELPELDVTLRGAVSIARRLQDPLAELVKIEPRSIGVGQYQHDVSQPALARQLDGVVEDCVNAVGADVNTASPALLARISGLNSRLAAQIVEYRTQHGPFRRRTELRDVPRLGDKTFEQAAGFLRILQGPDVLDASAVHPEAYPVVQRIAKATGREVPSLIGDGAFLRTLDPARFADDRFGTPTVRDILAELEKPGRDPRPEFRTARFKDSVHQLSDLQPGMTLEGVVTNVANFGAFVDIGVHQDGLVHVSQLADRFVKDPRDVVKAGQIVSVTVIEVDIPRKRVALTMRKAERPAPRPAQARDTGKAQPGGGAQSQRGTRPPARAPQPARQDRQERGPQTPAAAPATAMSAAFQKLLGK; translated from the coding sequence ATGACCAACCCGTCGACCGATTCGCCGGTCGTGTTCACGCCGATTCTCGATCGGATCGCCCAGGAACTGTCCGTCTCGACACGCCAGGTCACGGCCGCCGTGGCGCTGCTCGACGAAGGCGCCACCGTGCCCTTCATCGCGCGCTACCGCAAGGAAGCGACAGGCGGACTCGACGACACGCAATTGCGTACGCTCGAGGGGCGCCTGCGCTACCTGCGCGAGCTCGAGGAACGCCGCACCGCGATCCTTGCCTCGCTGGTCGAGCAGCAGAAGCTCACGCCGGAGCTCGAGGACGCGATCCGCAGCGCCGACAGCAAGACCCGTCTCGAGGACCTCTACGCGCCGCACCGCCCGAAGAAGCGATCGAAGGCGCAGGTGGCGCGCGAGCAGGGACTCGAGCCGCTTGCCGACGCGCTCCTCGCGACGCCGGCGCTCGTGCCCGAACAGGCCGCGGCCGAGTACGTGAACGAGGCCACCGGCGTGCTGGACGTGGGAGCCGCGCTCGATGGCGCCCGCGCCATCCTCATCGAGCGGTTCTCGGAGGCGCCCGAGCTGGTGGGCGGGCTGCGCACGTACGTGTGGGACCAGGGCACCATCCGATCCGCGGTTGCGGAGGGCCAGGAGGAGAAGGGCGCGAAGTTCCGCGACTATTTCGACGCTCGCGAGCCCGTCAACAAGCTGCCGTCGCATCGCGTGCTGGCGTTGCTGCGCGGCCGCAAGGAAGGCATCCTCAAGCTGTCCATCGTGCTCCCCGACGACGACAGCGGTGCCGCGCTCGGTGAACCGGAGCGTCGCATCGCGGCGTTTGCCGGCGTCACCCACCAGGGCCGGCCGGCCGACGACTTCCTGCGCACGGCCGTCACGCTCGCGTGGAAGGCGCGCCTGCAACCGAAGCTCGAGAACGACGTCGAGCAGCGTTTGCGCGAGATGGCCGAAGAGGAAGCGATTCGGGTCTTCGGCACCAACCTGCGCGATCTGCTGCTGGCAGCGCCCGCGGGCACGCGCGTCACGATGGGCCTCGACCCGGGCATCCGCACTGGCGTGAAGGTCGCGGTGGTCGGCAACACCGGGGCGGTCGTCGCGACGGCGACGGTCTTCCCGCACGAGCCGCGCAAGGACTGGGACGGCTCCATCGCGGCGCTGGCCGCGCTGTGCCTGACGCACAAGGTGGACCTCGTCGCGATCGGCAACGGCACGGCGTCACGCGAGACCGAGAAGCTCGTCTCCGAACTGATGGACAAGTTCCCGCAACTCGGGCTCACCCGCATCGTGGTGTCGGAGGCCGGCGCGTCGGTGTACTCGGCGTCTGAACTGGCATCGAAGGAATTGCCCGAACTCGACGTGACGCTGCGCGGCGCGGTGTCGATCGCGCGGCGGCTCCAGGATCCGCTCGCGGAACTCGTGAAGATCGAACCGCGGTCGATCGGCGTCGGGCAATACCAACACGATGTCAGCCAGCCTGCGCTCGCGCGGCAGCTGGATGGCGTGGTCGAGGACTGCGTCAACGCCGTCGGCGCCGACGTGAACACCGCTTCGCCGGCGCTCCTTGCCCGCATCTCGGGCCTCAATTCCCGGCTCGCGGCCCAGATCGTCGAGTACCGCACGCAGCACGGCCCGTTCCGTCGTCGCACGGAACTGCGTGACGTGCCCCGACTCGGAGACAAGACGTTCGAACAGGCCGCCGGATTTCTGCGTATCCTGCAGGGCCCCGATGTGCTCGACGCGTCGGCGGTGCACCCCGAGGCCTATCCGGTGGTGCAGCGCATCGCGAAGGCGACCGGCCGCGAGGTGCCGTCGCTCATCGGCGACGGCGCGTTCCTGCGGACGCTCGATCCGGCACGGTTTGCCGACGATCGGTTCGGGACGCCCACCGTACGCGACATCCTGGCCGAACTCGAGAAACCGGGGCGCGATCCGCGACCGGAGTTCCGTACCGCCAGGTTCAAGGACTCGGTACACCAGTTGTCGGACCTGCAGCCGGGCATGACGCTCGAGGGCGTGGTGACCAACGTCGCCAACTTCGGTGCGTTCGTGGACATCGGCGTACACCAGGACGGTCTGGTGCACGTATCGCAACTCGCCGATCGGTTCGTGAAGGATCCGCGTGACGTCGTCAAGGCGGGTCAGATCGTCTCGGTAACCGTGATCGAGGTGGACATTCCGCGCAAGCGAGTCGCGCTCACCATGCGCAAGGCGGAGCGTCCGGCACCGCGCCCCGCGCAGGCGAGGGACACGGGCAAGGCACAGCCGGGCGGCGGTGCTCAGAGCCAGCGAGGTACGCGTCCGCCGGCGCGCGCGCCGCAACCGGCGCGGCAGGATCGCCAGGAGCGCGGGCCCCAGACTCCTGCGGCCGCGCCCGCGACCGCGATGTCGGCCGCATTTCAAAAGCTGCTGGGGAAATAG
- the ettA gene encoding energy-dependent translational throttle protein EttA translates to MAPQYIYTMKGLTKVYPPDLVVLKDIWLSFLPGAKIGVLGYNGAGKSTLLRIMAGAEKEFSGEAFLAQGCTVGYLPQEPQLNPAKTVLGNVEEGVQPIKDLLARFDELSANYSDETADEFAAVQDKIDAVDAWNLDSTLELAMDALRLPPPDADVTTLSGGEKRRVALCRLLLQSPDLLLLDEPTNHLDAESVAWLETFLKEYQGTVVAITHDRYFLDNVAGWILELDRGQGIPWEGNYSSWLAQKQQRLAQEAKSESRRQRSLQRELDWIRLSPRARQAKGKARLNAYEDLLAQDTKEKIDSVEIFIAPGPRLGDVVVEARQVRKAFGENLLFDDMTFTLPRGGIVGVIGPNGAGKTTLFRMVTGQEQPDAGTLRLGETVQLGYVDQSRDALKGDRSVWEEISGGHDEITLGKRTVASRAYVSWFNFKGRDQQKLVGQLSGGERNRVHMAKLLRSGANLLLLDEPTNDLDVDTLRALEEALLDFAGCAVVISHDRWFLDRIATHILAFEGDSNVVWYEGNYQDYEADRHRRLGTAADTPHRVKYRKLIR, encoded by the coding sequence ATGGCACCTCAGTACATCTACACGATGAAGGGGCTGACCAAGGTCTATCCCCCTGACCTGGTCGTTCTCAAGGACATCTGGCTGTCGTTCCTGCCTGGCGCCAAGATCGGTGTCCTCGGGTACAACGGCGCCGGCAAGTCGACGCTGCTGCGGATCATGGCGGGCGCCGAGAAGGAATTCTCCGGCGAGGCCTTCCTGGCCCAGGGCTGCACCGTCGGCTACCTGCCGCAGGAGCCGCAGCTCAACCCGGCCAAGACGGTCCTCGGCAACGTCGAGGAGGGCGTGCAGCCAATCAAGGATCTGCTCGCGCGGTTCGACGAACTCTCGGCCAACTACTCCGACGAGACCGCCGACGAGTTCGCGGCTGTCCAGGACAAGATCGACGCGGTCGATGCCTGGAATCTGGACAGCACGCTCGAACTCGCCATGGACGCGCTGCGCCTGCCGCCGCCCGATGCCGACGTGACCACGCTGTCGGGTGGCGAGAAGCGTCGCGTCGCGCTCTGCCGGCTGCTGCTGCAATCTCCCGACCTGCTGCTCCTCGACGAACCGACCAACCATCTCGATGCCGAGTCGGTGGCCTGGCTGGAGACGTTCCTCAAGGAGTACCAGGGCACGGTCGTCGCCATCACGCACGATCGCTACTTCCTCGACAACGTCGCCGGCTGGATTCTCGAGCTCGATCGCGGCCAGGGCATTCCCTGGGAAGGCAACTACTCCAGCTGGCTGGCACAGAAGCAGCAGCGGCTCGCGCAGGAGGCCAAGTCCGAATCGCGGCGCCAGCGCTCGCTCCAGCGTGAGCTGGACTGGATTCGCCTGTCGCCGCGAGCGCGCCAGGCCAAGGGCAAGGCCCGCCTGAACGCCTACGAGGATCTGCTCGCGCAGGACACGAAGGAGAAGATCGACTCGGTCGAGATCTTCATCGCGCCGGGGCCGCGGCTCGGCGACGTCGTCGTCGAGGCGCGCCAGGTGCGGAAGGCGTTTGGCGAGAACCTCCTGTTCGACGACATGACCTTCACCTTGCCGCGCGGCGGCATCGTCGGTGTGATCGGCCCCAATGGCGCCGGCAAGACGACGCTGTTCCGGATGGTGACGGGGCAGGAGCAGCCCGACGCCGGGACGCTTCGTCTCGGCGAGACGGTCCAGCTCGGTTACGTCGATCAGTCGCGCGATGCGCTCAAGGGCGATCGCTCGGTGTGGGAGGAGATCTCGGGCGGCCACGACGAGATCACGCTCGGCAAGCGCACGGTCGCGTCGCGCGCCTACGTGTCGTGGTTCAACTTCAAGGGACGCGATCAGCAGAAGCTCGTCGGCCAGCTGTCGGGCGGCGAACGCAACCGCGTGCACATGGCCAAGCTGCTGCGCAGCGGCGCCAACCTGCTGCTGCTCGACGAGCCCACCAACGACCTCGACGTCGACACGCTCCGCGCCCTCGAGGAAGCCCTGCTCGATTTCGCCGGCTGCGCCGTCGTCATCAGTCACGATCGGTGGTTCCTCGATCGCATCGCCACGCACATCCTCGCCTTCGAGGGCGACAGCAACGTGGTGTGGTACGAGGGCAACTACCAGGATTACGAGGCCGATCGACATCGTCGGCTCGGCACCGCGGCGGACACGCCGCATCGCGTCAAGTATCGCAAGCTCATAAGGTAA
- a CDS encoding TIGR00266 family protein: MWYYAHNNAPVGPISFDDLAGRIRTGVVTPETLVFTTGMTQWQAARDTPQLAALFGGAAPAPTATPVAAAPPAMGRRAHELTYRIVGEDVQFVEIELDPGEATVAEAGGMMYMTAGVQMDTIFGDGSQQQQNGILGALMGAGKRLLTGESLFTTVFSNPTASLQKVAFAAPYPGRILPMDLKELGGELICQKDSFLAAAKGVSIGIAFQKKIGVGLFGGEGFIMQRLTGDGLTFVHAGGMIEAIDLQAGEILKVDTGCLVALTPSVQYDVQFVGKVKTAFFGGEGLFFAVVTGPGRVWLQSLPLSRMADRILKAAPGIARGGKEEGSILGGLGGLLDGDN, translated from the coding sequence ATGTGGTACTACGCCCACAACAACGCTCCCGTCGGTCCCATCTCGTTCGATGATCTCGCCGGCCGCATCCGCACCGGCGTGGTCACGCCCGAGACGCTCGTGTTCACGACCGGCATGACGCAGTGGCAGGCCGCCAGGGACACGCCGCAGCTCGCGGCGCTGTTTGGCGGTGCCGCGCCGGCGCCCACGGCCACGCCCGTCGCTGCGGCGCCGCCGGCGATGGGTCGTCGCGCGCACGAACTCACGTACCGCATCGTCGGCGAGGACGTGCAGTTCGTGGAGATCGAACTCGATCCGGGCGAGGCCACGGTGGCCGAGGCTGGCGGCATGATGTACATGACGGCCGGCGTGCAGATGGACACCATCTTCGGCGACGGCAGCCAGCAGCAGCAAAACGGCATCCTGGGCGCCCTCATGGGAGCAGGTAAGCGCCTCCTGACGGGTGAGAGCCTGTTCACGACTGTCTTCTCGAACCCGACGGCGTCGCTGCAGAAGGTCGCCTTCGCGGCGCCCTATCCCGGGCGCATCCTGCCGATGGACCTGAAGGAGCTCGGCGGCGAGCTGATCTGCCAGAAGGACAGCTTCCTCGCTGCCGCCAAGGGCGTGTCCATCGGCATCGCGTTCCAGAAGAAGATCGGCGTCGGTCTGTTCGGCGGCGAGGGCTTCATCATGCAGCGCCTGACTGGTGACGGCCTCACGTTCGTGCACGCGGGCGGCATGATCGAGGCGATCGACCTCCAGGCCGGCGAGATCCTCAAGGTCGATACCGGCTGCCTCGTCGCGCTGACGCCATCGGTGCAGTACGACGTGCAGTTTGTCGGCAAGGTGAAGACCGCGTTCTTCGGCGGTGAGGGACTGTTCTTCGCCGTGGTGACCGGTCCCGGCCGCGTATGGCTGCAGTCGCTGCCCCTGAGCCGCATGGCCGACCGCATCCTCAAGGCGGCGCCAGGCATCGCGCGCGGCGGCAAGGAGGAAGGCTCCATCCTCGGAGGCCTCGGCGGTCTGCTCGACGGCGACAACTAG
- a CDS encoding DUF533 domain-containing protein, whose amino-acid sequence MDPEQIIGQLIGGFLGGKKRRSRGGFGLSNLGIGANRSGYGRSGGSLINAGTLLTVGGLIWGALESMQQGSAAGTPGAAATPPPGIPMPGSSRGVLSADVPALVVPPPLPPIPGATPPPLEAGAPIAVPPMLVPLVQLAVSAARADGDLSDEEVAVIRRRASQLGAAAFVDSELQQRRPLETITPPFTTPEQRQAAYALAYAVVHGEAAVSVGERMYLTQLQRLLRLDHADVERIESETLAGGDES is encoded by the coding sequence ATGGATCCGGAACAGATCATCGGTCAGCTCATCGGCGGTTTTCTCGGGGGCAAGAAGAGACGTTCGCGCGGCGGGTTCGGTCTGTCGAACCTGGGCATCGGCGCAAATCGATCGGGCTACGGCAGATCGGGCGGGAGCCTGATCAACGCTGGCACGCTGTTGACGGTGGGTGGCTTGATCTGGGGCGCGCTCGAGAGCATGCAGCAAGGGAGCGCCGCCGGCACCCCGGGTGCCGCGGCCACGCCACCGCCGGGCATTCCGATGCCTGGATCGTCGCGCGGCGTGTTGTCGGCAGACGTCCCGGCGCTGGTCGTGCCGCCGCCGCTGCCGCCGATTCCCGGCGCGACTCCGCCACCACTGGAGGCCGGCGCCCCGATCGCCGTGCCGCCGATGCTGGTGCCACTCGTGCAGCTGGCCGTCAGCGCCGCCCGTGCCGATGGCGACCTGTCGGACGAAGAGGTCGCGGTCATCCGTCGCCGCGCCAGCCAACTCGGTGCCGCGGCGTTCGTCGACAGTGAGTTGCAGCAGCGCCGTCCGCTGGAGACCATCACGCCACCCTTCACCACGCCCGAGCAGCGACAGGCCGCGTACGCGCTTGCGTACGCTGTCGTGCATGGCGAGGCCGCCGTGTCCGTTGGCGAGCGCATGTACCTCACCCAGCTCCAGCGCCTGCTCAGGCTCGACCACGCCGACGTCGAACGCATCGAGAGCGAGACCCTTGCGGGTGGTGACGAGAGCTGA
- a CDS encoding alpha/beta hydrolase, with translation MSMSLLDEFTHQFVPAEGTSTTTLVTLHGTGGDEHDLLDLGRALHPRAALLSPRGRVLEGNMPRFFRRFAEGRFDLDDVRVRAAELATLLDEAAIAYGLARDRMVAVGYSNGANIAHATLLLRPDSFAGAALLHAQFVLAPDPLPSLVGRAVFLAAGEADPIVPVAEARRLADTLAAAGATVTPFWSRGGHGLTGDDVEHAKRWLNSAGFGS, from the coding sequence ATGTCCATGTCGCTGCTCGACGAGTTCACGCATCAGTTCGTGCCCGCCGAAGGTACGTCGACGACCACTCTCGTCACGCTGCATGGCACCGGCGGCGACGAACACGACCTCCTGGACCTGGGTCGCGCGCTGCATCCCAGGGCAGCGCTCCTGAGCCCGCGCGGGCGCGTGCTCGAAGGCAACATGCCTCGTTTCTTCCGCCGCTTCGCCGAGGGCCGTTTCGACCTGGACGACGTTCGTGTGCGGGCAGCGGAGCTCGCGACGTTGCTCGACGAGGCCGCCATTGCCTACGGGCTCGCTCGCGATCGCATGGTTGCGGTGGGCTATTCCAATGGCGCCAACATCGCGCACGCCACGCTGCTGCTCAGGCCGGACAGCTTCGCGGGTGCGGCGTTGCTGCACGCGCAGTTCGTGCTGGCGCCCGATCCGTTGCCATCGCTCGTGGGACGTGCGGTGTTCCTGGCGGCGGGCGAGGCCGATCCGATTGTGCCGGTCGCGGAGGCGCGGCGGCTCGCTGATACGCTTGCTGCCGCCGGGGCGACCGTGACACCGTTCTGGTCACGTGGCGGGCACGGGCTCACTGGCGACGACGTGGAGCATGCGAAGCGCTGGCTGAACTCCGCCGGGTTTGGTTCGTAG